The Drosophila nasuta strain 15112-1781.00 chromosome 2L, ASM2355853v1, whole genome shotgun sequence genome window below encodes:
- the LOC132798295 gene encoding UDP-glucosyltransferase 2 → MQPSQHTLNYPQNLKGSKMQLQLRSLIGICLLAMCGLSCNAARILFMGPFPAPSHWMWLEHFQRDLLKRGHHVTSVNNHPTKTPHENLTEIIISPSFDIPKHFPKKNIFNMQFASDFQNLQMWWQIGLMTTEHALQDAQLKRLIDSKDEHFDLVILEQFFHEAFLMFGKKFACPVATIGTMGYADNMDHAMGLVTPWSFIPHLLLSHTDQMTFSQRVYNTYLSLYDAIMRRWYYLPKMQQLAEKYFGNVINGALPHVHDLERNISLMLINSHRSVDLPRPSMPGLINVGGAHIQTAKKLPTDMQNFLDNATHGVVYFSLGSYMKSTDMPPEKTAQILQAFGKLKQKVLWKYENASIGQLPSNVMISKWMPQNDILAHPNVKLFITHGGIFGTQEGIYWGVPMLCIPLYGDQHRNTIKSVREGYARSLVFSKFTVDEMVQNIETLIYEPQYKRSALEVSQRFRDNAIHPLDEASFWIEYIIRHRGARHLKSQGAFMPLYQYLLLDVLGCALLALLLTVYLPWRMLRKVHKMWTANAATAQAQRAKKQL, encoded by the exons atgcagctgcagttgagATCTTTAATAGGGATCTGTTTGCTGGCGATGTGTGGACTCAGCTGCAATGCGGCTCGCATACTGTTTATGGGTCCATTTCCAGCTCCAAGTCACTGGATGTGGCTGGAGCACTTTCAGCGCGATCTGCTGAAGCGTGGACATCATGTGACCAGTGTAAACAATCATCCTACTAAAACACCACATGAGAATCTAACTGAAATCATAATTAGTCCGTCATTTGATATACCCAAGCACT TTCCCAAGAAGAACATCTTCAACATGCAGTTTGCCAGCGACTTTcagaatttgcaaatgtgGTGGCAAATTGGGCTGATGACGACAGAACATGCGCTGCAGGATGCGCAGTTGAAACGTCTCATCGACAGCAAGGACGAGCACTTTGATCTGGTTATTTTGGAGCAGTTCTTCCATGAGGCGTTCCTCATGTTTGGCAAGAAATTTGCGTGTCCTGTGGCGACCATTGGCACCATGGGCTATGCGGATAATATGGATCATGCCATGGGCTTGGTGACACCTTGGTCATTCATACCTCACTTGTTGCTGTCACACACGGATCAGATGACGTTCTCGCAGCGTGTTTACAACACATATCTATCGCTATACGATGCCATTATGCGGCGTTGGTATTATCTGCCCAAAATGCAGCAACTGGCCGAGAAATATTTCGGAAATGTCATCAACGGTGCTTTGCCGCATGTCCATGACTTGGAGCGCAACATTTCGCTGATGCTGATCAACAGTCATCGCAGCGTGGACTTGCCGCGTCCCAGCATGCCAGGTCTTATCAATGTGGGCGGAGCGCATATTCAGACAGCAAAAAAGTTGCCAACGGACATGCAAAACTTTCTGGATAATGCCACACATGGCGTGGTTTACTTCAGCTTGGGTTCGTACATGAAAAGCACGGATATGCCGCCCGAGAAGACGGCCCAGATACTGCAGGCTTTTGGCAAACTGAAGCAGAAGGTGTTGtggaaatatgaaaatgctTCGATTGGTCAATTGCCCTCGAATGTAATGATAAGCAAGTGGATGCCACAGAATGACATCCTGGCACATCCGAATGTAAAACTCTTCATTACCCACGGCGGCATCTTTGGCACTCAGGAAGGCATCTACTGGGGTGTGCCAATGTTGTGCATTCCGCTGTACGGAGATCAGCATAGGAATACCATTAAGTCAGTGCGTGAGGGTTACGCTCGTTCCTTGGTCTTCTCCAAGTTTACTGTGGACGAAATGGTGCAAAACATCGAGACTCTCATCTATGAGCCGCAATACAAACGCAGCGCGCTGGAGGTTTCCCAGCGTTTCCGTGACAATGCGATACATCCGTTGGATGAGGCCAGTTTCTGGATCGAATATATCATCAGACATCGCGGAGCGAGACACCTGAAATCGCAGGGAGCCTTTATGCCACTTTATCAGTATTTGCTACTCGACGTCTTGGGCTGCGCATTGTTGGCTCTGCTTTTGACGGTTTATCTGCCCTGGCGCATGTTGCGGAAGGTTCATAAAATGTGGACAGCAAATGCAGCCACTGCCCAGGCCCAAAGAGCCAAGAAGCAATTGTAA
- the LOC132798293 gene encoding peroxidasin homolog pxn-2, translating to MNKQRLLLSLILWCLCAPNFSLRIPEDLENSAINALRSERARSVTPCGQGEASAVDDYDVCPPSKYRQPTAECNNVSHRKWGARGDVFQRLLQADYADGVSQPRTSSGTHALPDAELVIEQLQRHLESELRHDHITAMLPAWGQLLANDLYEVGQLPISGKCCQREANVKDPSELQQCFVRAGPDCKEYKRSAPGYDNEVCQKHVREQMNVGSAYIDGSGLYGGTRHEFDQLRTYLSGGVKVESCRYCQVAGATGALHRALLQQHNNIGEQLAHINPEWSEEDVFLEARRIITATIQHITYNEFLPLVLGQETTAKEGLRLTAEKHSTNYSSSIRAGIYNEFATSAMPAFWTMYPPEMLAQKSSAHELLSIAALQKSLVPSQKNSEGWSELALAVHRGRDHGIASYVHALDICDRRFGQSGATNVTFDNLAQLTKIPEEHVTNLRDIYQNAEDIDLLVGALMEDPVVGAVFGPTISCLLTQQFELLKQTDRFWYENEIPPSSFSLDQLKSIRQTTLSGLLCGSNQVETAQSKAFIREDNYLNSVLDCAQLPKFDLRPWQINSEEEIHLEHVEVEPDTKEAIKELSPELIEAAVERAKQELEERKRFEYEVWRAQGGISARSPDGTAASFSKANVAALSLANSSLIFELASNEIVKSLNSITRRKRQIFNPNQNAFNRNELTDTLQTVDISSLIGGTQQPLETCPEPSQQCDTNTPFRTLSGRCNNLRNPNWGKSLTTFSRLLPAQYEDGISAPRVTGVTGTPLPNPRTISTTIHPDISNLHTRYSLMVMQFAQFVDHDLTLTPIHKGFHESIPSCRRCNSRQTVHPECNPFPVPTGDFFYPEVNVTSGERLCFPSMRSLPGQQTLGPRDQVNQNTHFLDASMIYGEDVCLGNKLRGFSGRLNSTVHPIRGKELLPQTATHPECKSRNGLCFYAGDDRASEQPGLTAIHTNFLREHNRLVEGLRGVNPHWNGEQLYHHARRIVSAQVQHTVFNEFLPRILSWNAVNLYGLKLLPQGYYKDYNPSCSPIVFNEFAAAAFRIGHSLLRPHIPRLSVQHQPVDPPLLLRDGFFRMDALLQPGIVDEILRGLVATPMETLDQFITGEVTNHLFEDRKIPFSGIDLIALNIQRARDHGIPSYNNYRALCNLKRATTWSDLSREIPTEVINRFQKVYASVDDIDLFPGAMTERPLQGGLVGPTLACIIGIQFRQLRKCDRFWYENQNPEVKFTEAQLAEIRKVTLAKIVCENLEQPGDMQRAAFDLPSNFLNPRVPCQSMPQIDLNAWRENVQGCQIGSRNVRVGESAFPSPCTSCVCSAEGAQCASLRITDCGQLIRQWPKEAILRDEVCNSQCGIYLTGQQATGFSPQQRQGHAQSRVTRSRNQNLFKFPDLTPFIASL from the exons ATGAACAAGCAACGACTTCTACTTAGTTTAATATTATG GTGCCTTTGCGCTCCCAACTTCTCGCTACGCATACCTGAGGACCTCGAGAACAGCGCCATCAATGCGCTGCGCTCGGAACGCGCTCGCTCTGTGACGCCCTGCGGTCAGGGTGAGGCCAGCGCTGTGGATGACTACGATGTGTGCCCGCCGAGCAAATACCGTCAGCCGACAGCCGAGTGCAACAATGTGTCGCATCGCAAGTGGGGTGCCCGCGGTGATGTCTTCCAGCGTCTGCTGCAGGCCGACTATGCCGATGGCGTTAGTCAGCCACGCACCTCGAGCGGCACCCACGCTCTGCCCGATGCGGAGCTGGTGAttgagcagctgcagcgccaTCTGGAGAGCGAATTGCGTCACGATCACATCACTGCCATGTTGCCCGCCTGGGGACAGTTGTTGGCCAACGATCTGTACGAGGTTGGACAGCTGCCCATCAGCGGCAAGTGCTGCCAGCGTGAGGCGAATGTCAAGGATCCCAGCGAATTGCAGCAATGCTTTGTGCGTGCTGGTCCCGATTGTAAGGAGTACAAGCGCTCCGCTCCAGGCTACGACAACGAAGTTTGCCAGAAAC ATGTGCGCGAACAGATGAACGTGGGCTCCGCCTACATTGATGGCTCCGGTTTGTATGGCGGCACACGCCATGAGTTTGATCAGCTTCGCACATATTTGAGTGGCGGTGTAAAGGTTGAGTCGTGCCGTTATTGTCAGGTGGCTGGTGCCACGGGTGCACTGCATCGTGCcctgctgcagcagcacaacaacattGGTGAGCAGTTGGCGCACATTAATCCCGAGTGGTCCGAGGAGGATGTCTTTTTGGAGGCTAGACGCATCATTACTGCCACTATTCAGCACATCACCTACAACGAATTCTTGCCATTGGTGCTGGGCCAGGAGACGACAGCCAAGGAGGGCCTAAGACTAACCGCCGAGAAGCATTCGACCAACTATTCCAGCTCCATTCGTGCTGGCATCTACAATGAGTTCGCTACCAGCGCCATGCCCGCCTTCTGGACAATGTATCCACCGGAGATGCTCGCCCAAAAGAGCTCTGCTCACGAACTGCTCTCAATTGCCGCACTCCAGAAGTCTTTGGTGCCTAGCCAGAAGAATTCCGAAGGCTGGTCCGAGCTGGCGTTGGCCGTTCATCGAGGCCGTGATCATGGTATTGCCTCCTATGTGCATGCCTTGGACATTTGCGACCGTCGGTTTGGCCAAAGTGGCGCAACTAATGTGACCTTTGATAATCTCGCCCAACTGACAAAAATTCCCGAAGAGCATGTGACCAATTTGCGTGACATCTACCA GAACGCTGAGGACATTGATTTGCTGGTCGGCGCTTTAATGGAGGATCCTGTTGTGGGTGCTGTGTTTGGTCCCACTATCAGCTGTCTGTTGACCCAGCAGTTTGAGCTGCTCAAGCAAACTGACCGCTTCTGGTATGAGAATGAGATTCCACCCTCCTCCTTCAGTCTCGACCAACTGAAGAGCATTCGCCAGACGACGCTTTCCGGACTGCTCTGCGGATCCAACCAAGTGGAGACTGCTCAGTCCAAGGCCTTCATACGCGAGGACAACTATCT CAACTCTGTTTTGGACTGCGCCCAGCTGCCTAAGTTTGATCTGCGCCCCTGGCAAATTAATAGCGAAGAGGAGATTCACTTGGAACACGTCGAAGTCGAGCCTGATACCAAGGAGGCTATCAAGGAACTGAGCCCCGAGCTGATTGAAGCTGCCGTTGAGCGTGCAAAGCAGGAACTCGAGGAGCGCAAACGTTTTGAATACGAGGTGTGGCGTGCAC AGGGTGGTATTAGCGCCCGCTCTCCTGATGGCACCGCCGCCTCCTTCAGCAAGGCCAATGTTGCCGCCTTAAGTCTGGCTAATTCCTCGTTGATCTTCGAGCTGGCTTCCAATGAGATTGTCAAGTCTCTGAACAGCATCACACGTCGCAAGCGTCAGATCTTTAATCCCAATCAGAACGCCTTTAATCGCAACGAATTGACAGATACGCTGCAAACCGTGGACATTAGCTCTTTGATTGGTGGCACTCAGCAACCATTGGAAACATGCCCAGAACCCTCTCAGCAGTGTGATACCAACACGCCTTTCCGTACACTTTCCGGCCGTTGCAACAATCTGCGCAATCCCAACTGGGGTAAATCACTGACCACTTTCTCTCGTCTGCTGCCAGCACAATACGAGGATGGCATCTCTGCTCCTCGTGTGACTGGTGTTACTGGAACACCACTGCCAAATCCACGTACCATCTCCACAACCATTCATCCGGATATTTCCAATTTGCACACACGCTACTCTCTCATGGTCATGCAGTTCGCCCAGTTTGTGGATCACGATCTAACACTGACGCCAATTCACAAAGGTTTCCACGAGTCTATCCCCAGCTGTCGTCGTTGCAACTCTCGCCAGACTGTGCACCCTGAATGCAATCCCTTCCCCGTGCCCACAGGTGATTTCTTCTACCCCGAAGTCAATGTTACCAGTGGTGAACGGTTGTGCTTCCCATCGATGAGATCGCTGCCTGGCCAACAGACATTGGGTCCCCGTGATCAAGTGAATCAGAACACTCATTTCCTGGATGCCTCTATGATCTACGGTGAGGACGTTTGCCTGGGTAATAAGCTGCGTGGTTTCTCTGGCCGTTTGAACAGCACTGTGCATCCCATTCGCGGCAAGGAACTGCTGCCTCAGACTGCCACACATCCCGAGTGCAAATCACGTAACGGACTCTGCTTCTATGCTGGTGATGATCGTGCTTCCGAGCAGCCAGGTCTTACTGCCATCCACACCAACTTCTTGCGTGAACACAATCGTCTGGTCGAGGGTCTGCGTGGCGTTAATCCCCACTGGAATGGCGAGCAATTGTATCATCATGCACGTCGTATTGTCAGCGCCCAGGTGCAACACACTGTCTTCAATGAGTTCCTGCCCCGTATTCTCAGCTGGAATGCCGTCAATCTGTATGGCTTGAAGCTGTTGCCTCAGGGCTACTACAAGGACTACAATCCATCCTGCAGTCCCATTGTGTTCAATGagtttgctgctgccgctttcCGTATTGGTCACTCGCTTCTCCGTCCACACATTCCTCGCCTCAGCGTTCAACACCAGCCTGTGGATCCTCCACTGCTGCTCCGTGATGGCTTCTTCCGCATGGATGCTCTGTTGCAGCCCGGCATTGTCGATGAAATTCTGCGTGGTCTCGTTGCCACTCCCATGGAGACTTTGGATCAGTTCATTACTGGAGAAGTGACAAACCATTTGTTTGAGGATCGCAAGATTCCTTTCTCTGGCATCGATTTGATTGCTCTCAACATTCAGCGTG cTCGTGATCATGGTATTCCTTCGTACAATAACTATCGTGCTCTCTGCAACCTGAAGCGTGCAACCACCTGGAGCGATCTGAGCCGCGAAATTCCCACCGAAGTCATCAACCGTTTCCAGAAGGTTTACGCTAGCGTGGATGACATTGATCTATTCCCTGGTGCCATGACAGAGCGCCCACTGCAAGGTGGTCTTGTTGGTCCAACTCTCGCTTGCATCATTGGAATTCAGTTCCGTCAACTGCGCAAGTGCGATCGCTTCTGGTATGAGAACCAGAATCCCGAAGTCAAGTTTACCGAGGCTCAGCTGGCTGAGATTCGCAAGGTCACACTGGCGAAGATTGTGTGCGAGAATCTAGAACAACCCGGCGACATGCAGCGTGCCGCCTTTGACTTGCCAAGCAACTTCCT GAATCCACGTGTGCCCTGCCAGTCCATGCCTCAGATCGACTTGAATGCTTGGCGCGAGAATGTTCAGGGATGCCAGATCGGTAGCCGCAATGTGCGCGTTGGCGAATCTGCTTTCCCATCACCATGCACCAGCTGTGTCTGCTCCGCCGAAGGC GCCCAATGTGCTTCGCTGCGTATCACCGACTGCGGTCAACTGATCCGCCAGTGGCCCAAGGAGGCTATTCTCCGTGATGAGGTATGCAACTCACAGTGCGGCATCTATTTGACTGGCCAGCAGGCTACAGGATTCAGTCCCCAGCAACGACAGGGTCATGCCCAGTCACGTGTCACCCGGTCTCGCAATCAGAATCTGTTCAAGTTCCCCGACTTGACACCGTTCATTGCATCCTTGTAA